GAGCAGCCCGGTCAGATGACTGTGGTCCACGTGCTTCGGTTCTCCGCGTAGGCAGATGACGCAGATGCCGCCCTGGGCGGCGATCATCTGTTTCACCCGCTCCTCGGTGACGCCGTAGCGCAGCTTCAGCAGGTAGTTGCGCTCGCTCCCGTGATTGCGCGCCCTGATCTCCGCCATGGCCTTGTTATGGCACGGACGGCAGTAGGCGGCTCGCCCCGACTTCTCCGCGCGATTGCTGCCGAACGCGTCAGTCGGCTTCGTCTCCCGGCAACTCGGGCAGTACTTCATGCCTTCCGGCACGTCCGACAGACTTCGATAAGGTCTCGGCACTTTGCCCAGCTTGGCCTGGCCCTTCCGATACGAGCGGCTGTTTCGTAGCCGGAAGCACGGTTTGCAGTAGTACGCCAGGCCGTCTTTGGACGACTTGTTCTTCCAGAACTCGGTCGCGGGCTTGATCTCGCCGCAGTCAGAACATCTTTTCGAACGCATGAGCGGGACCTTACCGGTCCCGCCCATGCATCTACGCTGGCTTTTCTTTATGTCGCTATTGCTAGGGCTTTTTGTTATGTCGCTATTGCCAGGGAATGACCTCTGACCTCTGTCCGGTCAAAACGGACAAACCAGGATCATTCACCGCCTTTTTGGACGTAGCTGCGTACGAAGTCCTCTGCGTTCTCTTCGAGAACTTCGTCGATTTCGTCCAGAATTGAGTCCACGTCGTCGGTGAGCTTCTCCTGGCGCTCCTGCACGTCCTCGGTGGTCGTGGCCTCGGTCTCCTCGACCTCTTCCGTGCGCCGGGGGGTCTGCTTCTGCCCGCCGGTGTCCTTCGTGGCCATCTCGTACCTCCGCTCTGCCGGTCCTTCCGACCCTATCTCCGATCTTCG
The sequence above is drawn from the Actinomadura hallensis genome and encodes:
- a CDS encoding ubiquitin-like protein Pup, translating into MATKDTGGQKQTPRRTEEVEETEATTTEDVQERQEKLTDDVDSILDEIDEVLEENAEDFVRSYVQKGGE